One Myotis daubentonii chromosome 3, mMyoDau2.1, whole genome shotgun sequence genomic window carries:
- the LOC132229162 gene encoding keratin-associated protein 19-3-like, which yields MSYYGSYYGGRGYGWGWGGLGGLGCGYGSGWGWGGLGGLGCGYGYRGYGCGCWRPSCCGGYGYSGFY from the coding sequence ATGAGCTACTACGGCAGCTACTACGGAGGCCGCGGCtacggctggggctggggcggccttgggggcctgggctgtggctatggctccggctggggctggggcggccttgggggcctgggctgtggctatGGCTACAGAGGCTATGGCTGTGGCTGCTGGCGCCCGTCCTGCTGCGGGGGATACGGATACTCTGGCTTCTACTGA
- the LOC132229163 gene encoding keratin-associated protein 19-3-like: MSYYGSYYGGRGYGWGWGGLGGLGCGYGSGWGWGGLGGLGCGYGYRGYGCGCWRPSCCGGYGYSGFY; the protein is encoded by the coding sequence ATGAGCTACTACGGCAGCTACTACGGAGGCCGCGGCtacggctggggctggggtggccttgggggcctgggctgtggctatggctccggctggggctggggcggccttgggggcctgggctgtggctatGGCTACAGAGGCTATGGCTGTGGCTGCTGGCGCCCGTCCTGCTGCGGGGGATACGGATACTCTGGCTTCTACTGA